The following proteins come from a genomic window of Musa acuminata AAA Group cultivar baxijiao chromosome BXJ1-7, Cavendish_Baxijiao_AAA, whole genome shotgun sequence:
- the LOC135679404 gene encoding uncharacterized protein LOC135679404, protein MSGKTLGDLNVHPATGFDKNTALGKGSLTKSHIENINDNGPELQKKSSSPFSAPINIGDAGSNGLETGNTEVEYIESENLADLPDVDASFNTLLARLDSKDWVSVCEALNNVRQLSIYYKERLLEIIRAVIPLIVKSLRSPRSAVCKTAIMASADIFKAYNDMVIDSFDPLLVQLLLKSSQDKRFVCEAAEAALIAMTTWISPMLLLPKLLPHLTNRNPRIRAKASMCFSRSVPRLGMEGIRAYGIDKLIQIAASQLSDQLPESREAARALAMQLQTIYVNSHVSPNEDSLELVDADSWEAFCHAKLTPLSAQAILRVTSTPKEALVLSFC, encoded by the exons ATGTCAGGAAAAACCCTCGGAGATCTCAATGTACATCCAGCAACTGGATTCGATAAGAATACTGCATTGGGCAAAGGAAGTTTAACCAAGTCGCACATTgaaaatatcaatgacaatggTCCTGAATTGCAGAAAAAAAGTTCTTCCCCTTTCTCTGCTCCTATAAATATTGGTGATGCAGGAAGCAACGGACTAGAGACAGGAAATACAGAAGTTGAGTACATCGAGTCTGAAAATCTGGCAGATCTACCAGATGTGGATGCAAGTTTTAAT ACACTGTTAGCTAGGTTGGACTCAAAAGACTGGGTTTCTGTATGCGAAGCACTCAATAATGTGCGCCAATTGTCAATATATTACAAGGAAAggctgcttgaaatcat ACGAGCTGTGATACCACTTATTGTGAAGTCACTGAGAAGTCCCAGGAGTGCTGTCTGCAAAACTGCAATCATGGCATCTGCTGACATATTCAAGGCTTACAATGATATGGTTATTGACTCATTTGATCCCCTG CTTGTCCAGTTGCTACTGAAATCCTCTCAAGACAAGCGCTTTGTATGTGAAGCTGCTGAGGCAGCTCTAATAGCAATGACAACTTGGATCTCTCCTATGCTATTGTTGCCAAAGTTGCTGCCTCATCTTACAAACAGAAATCCTCGAATACGAGCAAAAGCATCTATGTGTTTTAGCAGGAGTGTACCTCGACTT GGCATGGAGGGAATTAGAGCATATGGAATTGATAAGCTTATCCAAATCGCAGCATCTCAACTCAGCGACCAACTTCCTGAATCAAGGGAGGCTGCTCGGGCACTTGCCATGCAACTGCAAACCATATATGTTAATTCTCATGTCTCTCCAAATGAAGATTCTCTTGAGTTGGTGGATGCTGATTCCTGGGAGGCTTTTTGCCACGCGAAGCTGACACCTTTGAGTGCTCAGGCTATTCTTCGAGTCACGTCTACTCCAAAAGAGGCTCTGGTATTGAGTTTTTGCTAG